The DNA region gttactccaccccccacccgcctcccctccagcaaccctcagtgtttcctagagttcagtgacTCTTACAGATTTCctccatttctgttttcatcttattttatttttccttcccttcccccatgttcacacgctttgtttcttaaatttcacataggagtgaaatcacatggtattggtctttctctgactgacttattttgcttagcataatgccctctagttccatccatgtcattggaaatggcaagatttcattctatttgatggctgagtaatattccactgtgtgtgtgtgtgtgtgtgtgtgtgtgtgtgtgtgtgtatctcacaacttctttatccattcatctattaatggacctCTGGGCCCtctcacagtttggctattgtggacgttgctgctacaaacattggggtgcagctggccctttggatcactgcatttgtatctttggggtaaatacccagtagtgcctttgctgggtcatagggtagctctatttttaacttcttgaggaacctccatactgttttctaaagtggctgtaagagcttgcactcccaccaacagtgtaagagtgttcccctttctctgcatcctcgccaacatttgttgtttcctgacttgatcattttagttattctgactggtgtgaggtggtatctcattgtgattttgatttgtatttccctgatggcaagagATGTTGagtaattttttcatgtgttgttggccatttgtatgtcttctttgaagaaatgtctgttcatgtcttctgcttaattcttttttaaaatttatttttattttttattttatttttaaatttaatttaatcttattttattatgttcaattagccaacttataacttctgcccattttttgactggatttttgttttttgagtgttgagtttgataagttcttcatagatcttggatagtagccctttatctgataaaacatttgcaaatatcttctcccattctgtaagttgccttttagttttgttgactgtttcctttgctgtgcaaaagctttttatcttgatggagtttttcttttgtttcgcttttatttcccttgcctttggagacatgtctagcaagaagttgctctggctgaggtcaaagaggtttctgcctgtgttcttctctatgactttgatggattcctgtctcaactttaggtctttcatccattttgagtttatttttgtgtatggtgtaagaaagtggtccagtttcattctcctgcatgtggctgtccagtttcacCTAccccatttgttaaagagactgtaaGTGCCTGACATGAAGCTTTTGATTTCTGAGGCATCCACTTCAAAGACAGCCATGGTGAGTTAACACACTGTCAAGTGTAGACAATTACCAGAGAAGACTTCAGGCTGCCCCAGCCATGAAGTACCTTTTCAGAAGGTCCTGGGTAACCTTGATATTGACACACAAGAGACCCTGATTTCCCCTTCAACACCCACATTCTAATCATATAAAAATCTCCAATATAGTGCGAACCACATACCCCTAACCACTCTGGCCATGGACCCTAATAAAGGTTGATTCCTCAATGGCACTCTCTATcttctcaaactctctctctccccctttgagACTGTCTTGAATGGCCTTTGGGCAtcccctgagccccccaggaCCTGTGAGGAATAAACCTGGTTTTGTTAGAGTCTCTGATGGGTGCTGCTGAGGCCTGTCTTGCAGTCACAGTAAGAACCCAAGGGGtggtgcagccacagcagaggctctggtcagggaagcatctgtgggAATGTCCACAAGCACAGGGTGCAGGGGGTGCCCAGGCTTTCCTAGTCTGAACATCCCTGTCAGGAGCCTGACACTTAAAGGGAACAGTGTTGGAGTCCACATTctcaggaagaggagggaaggtaGTGATGCAGAAAGAATGAAGACTCAAGGGGAAAACTGGGGTTTTGTATTTCCCTCTACAGTAAAGTCATGTGAAGGGCTTAGTGGCCACGTGTACCTTCTTCCATATGAAGAATACAGCTCATAATTATTCTTGGGAAATCTAGAGAAAGTTTACGTGACATGGTATAagtcatttgaaatgaaattattgtTAAGAAATCTAACATGTCCCATGTGAGATATAGGAATTTCCAGGCATTTGAGATCCAAGGTTGGGGAAAAAGTTAGGAATGtatgaaaatggacaaaaggGAAACTGTGTATCAGAGCAGAAGCTTAATAAAGTGAGTTACTTAAATGTATGGAGAAGTTGaattcaaacaaatggaaattccagaaaACATATAGAAGGAGCAACTCTATTCCCTGATCAAAGAATAGCAATTCCTGGCTCTGAGGCTGTGAGCCCTGCAATCATGGGCACTTCTTCAGCCCCAGGACAAATGGCCCTTACATCACTGGAACCCCAAGGATTCTTTTCAGAGcctcctttatgtctctgttcctcaggctgtagatgaaggggttcagcatgggcgtgaccaccgtgtacatcaccgaggccactgcacttgcgtgggagctctgggtagcagcagagctaaggtacactcctaggcccatacaataaaataaggagacaacggagaggtgagatgcacaggtggaaaatgctttacacttgccctgagctgatgagatcccacgtatggaggaaactatcttagaATAAGAGTAAAATATCCCAGCCAGGGCAACACCACCCAATAGCACAGCTGCAAAATACATCACAATGTTATTAACAAAGGTGTCGGAACAGGCGTGCTCGACTACCTGATTGAGGTCACAGAAAAAATGGGGGATTTCCATGCctgtacagaaggacagccgcAACAGCATTAAGCTCTGTAATAAGGAATTAAGAGCACTGAAGATGCAGGACAtcagaaccagcagtccacagagccaggggttcatgatgactgtgtagtgcagggggtgacagatggccaccaagcggtcataggccatcacagtcaGGAGAAAGTCATCCCAGCCTGCAAAGAGTAGGTAAAAGTATATCTGTGTGATGCAGCCTGCATAGGTtatgactttgctctgagtctggatgttccacagcatcttggggacggtggtggaggtgaCACAGATGTCtgcaaaggacaggttggccaggaagaagtacatgggggtgtggaggtgggagtcagagctgacggccaggatgatgagcaggtttccacacacagtgatcaggtacatggagaggaaaagcccaaatatgaggggctgcagttctgggtcctctgaaaatcccagaagaagaaactctgaaatttGTGTATCATTCTCTGTTTCCATGTGGTTGTGGAAACTATGAGGAAAGAAATAACatgataatttttcattttaaaatttttatttaaattccaaataatttacctacagtgtaatatttgtttcgGGTGGATAATATAATGATTGAACactccatacaacacccggtgctcatcacaagtgctcttcttcatccccatcacctatttcacccatccctccaccacgtctcttctggtaaccagcagtttgttctctgtaattaagagtctgtttcttgtttgtctctctttctctctttttttacccccttgcttctttgttttgtttcttaaattccacatatgtctgaaattgtatggtatttgtctttctctgactgacttctttcacttagcataacacatagctccattcatattgttgcaaatggcatgatttcatttttttaatgaatgagtaatattcctctctctctctctttctatctctctctatatatatatacagatacacacacacatatatatatatatacacatacatacacacatatatctatcacatcttgtttatccattcatctattgatggacttttgggttgtttccatagtttggctattgtagacaatgctgctaaaAAGATTTGGGAGCATATCCCTTTGagtagtatttttgtattttttgggtaaatacatagcagcgcaattgctggatcacaggtagttttagttttaactttttgaggaaactccatactgttttctgaggggctgcaccggtttgcattgccaccaacattGCAagaggcttcccttttctccccatcctcactaacacctgttctttcttgtgttgttcattttaggcattctgactggtgtgaggtggtatctcattgtagttttggtgtgtatttccctgatgatgagtgatgttgagctgcttttcatgtgtctgctggccatctggatatccttggaaaagtgtctattcatgtcttctccccatttttaactagattatttgtttttttggggtacCGAGTtctttataagttctttatagattttggatactaatcctttatctatatgtcacttgcaaatatcttctctcattctgaaggttgcactactaggtatttatccaggggacacaaaaatactaatttgaagggttacatgcaccctgatatttatagcaacaatgtcagCAACAGCCAACCtctggagagagcccaaatgtccgtggctgatgaatggatgaagaagatgtggcatacacaatgcaatattactcagccaccagaaagaatgaaatcttgccatttgcaatgatgtggacagagtgtgttatgctaagtgaaata from Ursus arctos isolate Adak ecotype North America unplaced genomic scaffold, UrsArc2.0 scaffold_14, whole genome shotgun sequence includes:
- the LOC113247184 gene encoding olfactory receptor-like protein OLF4, translating into METENDTQISEFLLLGFSEDPELQPLIFGLFLSMYLITVCGNLLIILAVSSDSHLHTPMYFFLANLSFADICVTSTTVPKMLWNIQTQSKVITYAGCITQIYFYLLFAGWDDFLLTVMAYDRLVAICHPLHYTVIMNPWLCGLLVLMSCIFSALNSLLQSLMLLRLSFCTGMEIPHFFCDLNQVVEHACSDTFVNNIVMYFAAVLLGGVALAGIFYSYSKIVSSIRGISSAQGKCKAFSTCASHLSVVSLFYCMGLGVYLSSAATQSSHASAVASVMYTVVTPMLNPFIYSLRNRDIKEALKRILGVPVM